A stretch of the Candidatus Binatia bacterium genome encodes the following:
- a CDS encoding acetyl-CoA hydrolase/transferase C-terminal domain-containing protein encodes MSPDSLDAPAVATTTLPRSTLEYHDKLVSPEEALRLVRPGDTVYVHPGCAAPQTLLAALVARRDGLHDVRVMHLMSQGRADYALPGMERHFRHVALFIGKNTRDAVNEGRADYLPVFLSEIPRLFTTRTIPLDVALIQVSPPDEHGFCSFGVGVECTKAAAATARIVIAQVNPRMPRVLGDNFIHARNVTRFVEVDEPLVELPHVRMADAFDDIGRNVAALVEDGSTLQLGIGGIPDAVLHHLRDRKHLGVHTEMFSDGIIELVQAGVVTNERKTLHPGKIVASFVLGTRPLFDFIHDNPIVEFHPSDYVNDPFVIAQNDRMVAINSAIQIDLTGQVCSDSIGDMAYSGFGGQVDFVRGASRARGGRAIIALPSTAKGGEVSRITPYLDPGAGVVTSRADVHFVATEFGVADLHGKSLRERARALIDIAHPRFREELERGAMKRKLL; translated from the coding sequence ATGTCGCCCGATAGCCTGGACGCGCCGGCCGTCGCGACGACCACGCTCCCTCGTTCCACCCTCGAGTATCACGACAAGCTGGTCTCGCCCGAGGAGGCGCTGCGCCTGGTCCGGCCGGGCGACACGGTGTACGTGCATCCGGGCTGCGCGGCGCCGCAGACCCTGCTCGCCGCCCTGGTCGCGCGCCGGGACGGGCTTCACGACGTGCGCGTGATGCATCTCATGTCCCAGGGGCGGGCCGACTACGCCCTTCCCGGCATGGAGCGTCATTTCCGCCACGTCGCCCTCTTCATCGGGAAGAACACCCGCGATGCCGTGAACGAAGGCCGCGCGGACTACCTCCCGGTCTTCCTCTCCGAGATCCCGCGCCTCTTCACCACGCGCACGATCCCGCTGGACGTCGCCCTGATCCAGGTGTCGCCGCCCGACGAGCACGGCTTCTGCAGCTTCGGCGTCGGGGTGGAGTGCACCAAGGCGGCGGCGGCGACGGCCCGCATCGTGATCGCACAGGTGAATCCCCGGATGCCGCGTGTGCTGGGGGACAACTTCATCCACGCGCGCAACGTGACCCGGTTCGTCGAGGTGGACGAGCCCCTGGTCGAGCTCCCGCACGTGCGGATGGCCGACGCGTTCGACGACATCGGCCGGAACGTGGCCGCGCTGGTCGAGGACGGATCCACGCTGCAGCTGGGCATCGGCGGCATCCCGGACGCGGTGCTCCACCATCTCAGGGACCGGAAGCACCTGGGCGTACACACCGAGATGTTCTCGGACGGCATCATCGAGCTGGTCCAGGCCGGCGTCGTGACGAATGAGCGGAAAACGCTCCACCCCGGGAAGATCGTCGCCTCGTTCGTCCTGGGCACGCGGCCGCTCTTCGACTTCATCCACGACAACCCCATCGTGGAGTTCCATCCGAGCGACTACGTGAACGATCCCTTCGTGATCGCGCAGAACGACCGCATGGTCGCGATCAACTCCGCGATCCAGATCGACCTCACCGGGCAGGTCTGCTCCGATTCCATCGGGGACATGGCCTACTCGGGATTCGGAGGGCAGGTCGACTTCGTCCGGGGCGCCTCGCGCGCCCGGGGCGGCAGGGCGATCATCGCCCTCCCCTCGACCGCCAAGGGCGGCGAGGTCTCCCGCATCACGCCGTATCTCGATCCCGGCGCCGGCGTGGTGACGTCGCGCGCCGACGTCCATTTCGTGGCCACCGAGTTCGGGGTCGCGGACCTGCACGGGAAGTCTCTCCGCGAGCGGGCCCGCGCCCTGATCGACATCGCCCATCCCCGGTTCCGCGAGGAGCTGGAGCGCGGCGCGATGAAACG
- a CDS encoding alanine dehydrogenase, whose product MDIGILKETYSGETRVALIPFAVGELVRQGNRVVIQSDAGASSGFDDQAYRDAGATIVYSAEEVIGRSRVILKVIPPSLEESRLLEEGKILFSFLHLSSAPKSLVEHLVRRRVTAIGFEAIGGENGDRPVLTAMSEIAGKLAVPIAAQYLQTRQGGRGIMLDGIPGVPPGIVVILGAGVVGSTAAMRAAVTGAQVIVLDRDVERLRRLLARVPAPVTTAVATPYNIERFVPIADALIGAVLIPMETTPHLLDERLVRSMRPRSVFLDVSIDQGGCSTTSRPTNILDPTYVREGVVHFCVPNIPALVPRTATAALSNIILPYLAEIARLGPDRVLHDDPVLARGVYTHDGYCLEPKIASVLDLPYRNPERERSYDVAR is encoded by the coding sequence ATGGACATCGGAATCCTGAAAGAGACCTATTCGGGCGAGACCCGCGTCGCGCTGATCCCCTTCGCCGTCGGGGAGCTGGTGCGGCAGGGGAACCGCGTGGTGATCCAGTCGGACGCGGGCGCGAGCTCGGGATTCGACGACCAGGCCTACCGCGACGCGGGCGCCACCATCGTCTACTCGGCCGAGGAGGTGATCGGGCGGTCGCGGGTGATCCTCAAGGTCATCCCGCCCTCGCTCGAGGAGAGCCGCCTGCTGGAGGAGGGAAAGATCCTCTTCTCCTTCCTGCACCTCTCGTCCGCGCCGAAGAGCCTGGTGGAGCACCTGGTGCGCCGCCGCGTCACCGCCATCGGGTTCGAAGCGATCGGAGGCGAGAACGGCGACCGTCCCGTGCTGACGGCCATGAGCGAGATCGCGGGGAAGCTGGCGGTCCCGATCGCGGCGCAGTACCTCCAGACGCGGCAGGGAGGGCGCGGGATCATGCTCGACGGCATCCCCGGCGTCCCTCCGGGGATCGTCGTGATCCTGGGCGCGGGCGTGGTGGGATCGACGGCGGCCATGCGCGCCGCCGTCACCGGCGCCCAGGTGATCGTGCTCGACCGGGACGTGGAGCGCCTCCGGAGGCTCCTCGCCCGCGTGCCGGCGCCCGTGACGACCGCGGTGGCGACCCCGTACAACATCGAGCGGTTCGTGCCGATCGCCGACGCCCTGATCGGCGCGGTGCTGATCCCGATGGAGACGACGCCGCACCTCCTGGACGAGCGGCTCGTCCGCTCGATGCGGCCGCGCTCGGTCTTCCTCGACGTCTCGATCGACCAGGGCGGATGCTCCACCACCTCGCGTCCCACCAACATCCTCGATCCGACGTACGTGCGCGAGGGCGTCGTCCATTTCTGCGTCCCGAACATTCCGGCGCTCGTCCCGCGCACCGCGACGGCGGCGCTCTCGAACATCATCCTGCCGTATCTCGCCGAGATCGCCCGGCTCGGTCCCGACCGGGTGCTCCACGACGACCCGGTGCTCGCGCGCGGCGTCTACACGCACGACGGCTACTGCCTCGAGCCCAAGATCGCCTCGGTTCTGGACCTGCCGTACCGGAATCCGGAGCGGGAGAGGAGCTACGATGTCGCCCGATAG
- a CDS encoding NADP-dependent malic enzyme, whose amino-acid sequence MADALFKEALDYHRGGRPGKIEVVSTKPCATQKDLSLAYTPGVAVPCLEIEKNPDLAYEYTARGNLVAVITNGTAVLGLGDIGPLAGKPVMEGKGVLFKRFADVDVFDIEIASKDPEEIVRLCALLEPTFGGINLEDIKAPECFAIEQKLQALVSIPVFHDDQHGTAIITGAALLNALEVTGKKLRDIRVVILGAGASGIASARHFTKLGLRKDQITLCDRKGVVHTGRLGELNPYKAEFAVQTTARTVADALRGADVLLGLSSAGLVTQDMVRSMGPKPILFACANPDPEISYPDAKAARPDVLMATGRSDYPNQVNNVLGFPFLFRGALDVRARRFNDEMKLAATAALADLAKQDVPDAVARAYGVETLHFGPDYLIPKPFDPRVLLWVAPAVAKAAMETGVARLTIDLGEYRDRLEARLGKSREIARAVMHRARRSPRRIVFPEGTHPRILRVAAHLVTEGIARPVLLGKPEEIEREARHLDLSLAGIELVHPRRHPKREAYVDALYRMRQRKGLTAKEADTLLLNPNYFGTMMVQMGDADGLVSGVTQHYPDTIRPALQIIGLRPGITRVCGVYCIIARRKCWFFADTTVNIQPTAEELAEIAILAAGVAREFGFDPRVAMLSFSSFGSAQHPLVDTVREAARLVAKRAPDLVVDGEMQLEAAVDPAVAQEHFPFSRIQGDANVLVFPDLHSGNLAYKLMQRLGGAETIGPILTGLAKPVHIVSPTSDDNEIIHIASIAVLEAQLRDEERERVARRPAIPVEELV is encoded by the coding sequence ATGGCCGACGCACTCTTCAAAGAAGCCCTCGACTATCATCGGGGCGGCCGCCCCGGCAAGATCGAAGTCGTATCCACGAAGCCCTGCGCCACGCAGAAAGATCTCTCCCTCGCCTATACCCCCGGCGTCGCGGTGCCCTGCCTGGAGATCGAGAAGAACCCCGATCTCGCCTACGAATACACGGCGCGCGGAAACCTCGTGGCCGTCATCACGAACGGCACCGCCGTGCTCGGCCTGGGCGACATCGGCCCGCTGGCGGGCAAGCCGGTCATGGAGGGGAAGGGCGTCCTCTTCAAACGCTTCGCGGACGTGGACGTGTTCGACATCGAGATCGCGTCGAAGGACCCGGAGGAGATCGTCCGGCTCTGCGCGCTCCTCGAGCCGACGTTCGGGGGCATCAATCTCGAAGACATCAAGGCTCCCGAGTGCTTCGCCATCGAGCAGAAGCTCCAGGCGCTCGTTTCCATTCCGGTCTTTCACGACGACCAGCACGGTACGGCGATCATCACCGGCGCGGCCCTCCTGAACGCGCTCGAGGTCACGGGGAAGAAGCTGCGGGACATCCGCGTCGTGATCCTCGGAGCGGGCGCGTCCGGCATCGCCTCCGCGCGCCACTTCACCAAGCTCGGATTGCGCAAGGATCAGATCACGTTGTGCGACCGCAAGGGGGTCGTGCACACCGGCCGCCTCGGCGAGCTGAATCCGTACAAGGCCGAGTTCGCCGTCCAGACGACGGCGCGCACGGTCGCCGACGCGCTCCGCGGCGCCGACGTGCTGCTCGGGCTCTCGAGCGCGGGGCTCGTGACCCAGGACATGGTGCGATCGATGGGGCCGAAGCCGATCCTCTTCGCCTGCGCCAACCCCGATCCCGAGATCAGCTACCCCGACGCCAAGGCGGCCCGACCCGACGTGCTCATGGCGACCGGCCGCTCCGACTACCCGAACCAGGTCAACAACGTCCTCGGGTTCCCCTTCCTCTTCCGGGGAGCGCTGGACGTCCGCGCCCGCCGTTTCAACGACGAGATGAAGCTCGCCGCGACCGCCGCGCTGGCCGACCTGGCGAAGCAGGACGTGCCCGACGCGGTGGCGCGCGCCTACGGCGTCGAGACGCTGCATTTCGGTCCCGACTACCTGATTCCCAAGCCGTTCGACCCGCGCGTGCTGCTCTGGGTCGCGCCCGCCGTGGCGAAGGCCGCCATGGAGACCGGCGTCGCCCGCCTGACGATCGATCTCGGTGAGTACCGGGATCGGCTGGAGGCGCGGCTCGGCAAGTCGCGCGAGATCGCGCGCGCCGTGATGCATCGCGCGCGCCGGTCGCCGCGGCGGATCGTGTTCCCGGAGGGGACGCATCCGCGCATCCTGCGCGTAGCCGCGCACCTGGTGACCGAGGGCATCGCGCGCCCCGTGCTCCTCGGCAAGCCGGAGGAGATCGAGCGCGAAGCCCGGCACCTGGACCTGTCGCTCGCCGGGATCGAGCTCGTGCATCCGCGGCGCCATCCCAAGCGGGAGGCGTACGTGGACGCGCTCTACCGCATGCGGCAGCGAAAGGGGCTGACCGCGAAGGAAGCCGATACGCTGCTGCTGAATCCGAACTACTTTGGCACGATGATGGTGCAGATGGGGGACGCGGACGGGCTGGTGTCCGGGGTGACGCAGCACTATCCCGACACGATCCGCCCCGCGCTCCAGATCATCGGGCTCCGCCCCGGCATCACGCGCGTGTGCGGCGTCTACTGCATCATCGCGCGCCGGAAGTGCTGGTTCTTCGCGGACACCACCGTGAACATCCAGCCCACGGCCGAGGAGCTCGCGGAGATCGCGATCCTGGCGGCCGGTGTGGCGCGCGAATTCGGTTTCGACCCGCGCGTCGCGATGCTCTCCTTCTCCAGCTTCGGATCGGCCCAGCATCCGCTGGTGGACACGGTGCGCGAGGCGGCCCGGCTGGTGGCGAAGCGGGCGCCGGACCTGGTCGTGGACGGCGAGATGCAGCTCGAGGCCGCGGTGGACCCCGCCGTCGCCCAGGAGCATTTCCCCTTCAGCCGCATCCAGGGGGACGCCAACGTCCTCGTCTTCCCCGATCTCCATTCGGGCAACCTCGCCTACAAGCTGATGCAGCGCCTGGGCGGGGCCGAGACGATCGGCCCGATCCTCACCGGCCTGGCGAAGCCGGTCCACATCGTGTCGCCGACCTCCGACGACAACGAGATCATCCACATCGCCTCGATCGCCGTTCTCGAGGCGCAGCTCCGGGACGAGGAGCGGGAGCGCGTCGCGCGGCGTCCCGCGATTCCGGTCGAGGAGCTCGTGTGA
- a CDS encoding septal ring lytic transglycosylase RlpA family protein produces the protein MRQILAFALLLGITPGCAGSLPAPGVGPAPSSEERLAFEEEGYASYYGREHHGQRTASGERFDAGRLTAAHRTLPFGTRVRVTNLDNGRRVVVTVTDRGPFRRHRVIDVSRRAAKDLGFLREGTARVRLEVLSG, from the coding sequence ATGCGCCAGATCCTCGCGTTCGCCCTGCTCCTCGGCATCACCCCCGGATGCGCCGGCTCGCTTCCCGCGCCGGGCGTCGGGCCCGCGCCCTCCTCGGAAGAGCGGCTCGCGTTCGAGGAGGAGGGATACGCCTCGTACTACGGCCGGGAGCACCACGGCCAGAGAACGGCGAGCGGCGAGCGGTTCGACGCCGGCCGCCTCACCGCGGCGCATCGCACGCTCCCCTTCGGCACGCGCGTGCGGGTCACGAATCTCGACAACGGGCGCCGGGTCGTGGTGACCGTCACCGACCGCGGTCCCTTCCGCCGCCATCGCGTCATCGACGTCTCGCGCCGGGCGGCGAAGGATCTCGGCTTCCTGCGCGAGGGCACGGCGCGCGTGCGGCTGGAGGTTCTCTCGGGGTGA
- a CDS encoding ATP-binding protein — protein MNSLRVRLILGFALVALVPLAIAIVLLTDRIETMVRTQAADRVTSALQAITTQLADDERRTLEKTQILARDPELKRLYLVRGAGGRELADYLEERRFLLGFDFLRVLDSSGALRADAAEAVTTSDAVRRAVRPAPPRPGGRFVVSIRRLEGDSGLALVARAPIPYQGESVGSVEGGLALDAEYLDRWRARSGIGLALRDAEAKPVVGDAAAGFPMSPGVWGRLRRVYAQGAIISETVPIAIGDPPYASLVGGAGTESSEATITSLQWASAVLGLVALAIAIVLGLAWSRQISRPVEQLAAYSEKLARGEWDEPLALHSVRELETLVEALDRMRRDLLSYRERLVVTERQAAWSQMARKVAHEVKNPLTPIAISIADLRRSYESKRPDFPAILDQAVRTIGEEVETLKRLLQEFSDFGRFPPPRIEPCRWSGLAADLETLYGEEIRSGRLAVSPEGRALVFPADAGQIRQALVNLVRNGLDATAAGGGRVAVGACAEHSTAVITVADGGPGLTAEQRARLFTPGFTTKPEGSGLGLTIVERIVNDHGGTIDVRSGPGQGTTFTLRLPLRREA, from the coding sequence ATGAACTCCCTCCGCGTCCGGCTCATCCTGGGCTTTGCGCTCGTCGCCCTCGTGCCCCTCGCGATCGCGATCGTCCTCCTCACGGATCGGATCGAGACCATGGTCCGGACCCAGGCCGCGGACCGGGTCACTTCGGCCCTTCAAGCGATCACGACCCAGCTCGCCGATGACGAGCGGCGGACCCTGGAGAAGACGCAGATCCTCGCGCGTGATCCCGAGCTCAAGCGGCTCTACCTCGTCCGCGGCGCCGGAGGCCGCGAACTCGCCGATTACCTCGAAGAGCGCCGGTTCCTGCTCGGATTCGACTTCCTGCGCGTCCTCGACTCGAGCGGTGCCCTACGCGCCGACGCCGCCGAGGCCGTCACGACGTCCGATGCGGTGCGGCGCGCGGTCCGTCCGGCGCCGCCGCGCCCCGGCGGGAGATTCGTCGTCTCCATCCGGAGGCTCGAAGGGGACTCCGGCCTGGCGCTCGTCGCGCGGGCCCCGATCCCCTATCAGGGGGAGAGCGTGGGAAGCGTCGAGGGAGGACTCGCCCTCGACGCCGAGTACCTCGACCGCTGGCGCGCGCGGAGCGGGATTGGCCTGGCGCTTCGGGATGCCGAGGCCAAACCGGTCGTCGGGGACGCCGCCGCGGGGTTTCCCATGTCCCCCGGCGTGTGGGGGCGGCTCCGGAGGGTCTATGCCCAAGGGGCCATCATCAGCGAGACGGTTCCGATCGCCATCGGCGATCCGCCGTACGCGTCGCTCGTCGGCGGCGCGGGTACGGAATCCTCCGAGGCGACGATCACGTCGCTCCAGTGGGCGTCCGCGGTCCTGGGGCTCGTTGCGCTGGCGATCGCGATCGTGCTCGGCTTGGCCTGGTCGCGCCAGATCTCGCGCCCGGTCGAGCAGCTGGCCGCCTATTCGGAGAAGCTGGCGCGCGGCGAGTGGGACGAGCCGCTCGCGTTGCACAGCGTGCGCGAGCTGGAGACGCTGGTCGAAGCGCTCGACCGGATGCGGCGCGATCTCCTGTCCTATCGCGAGCGCCTCGTGGTGACCGAGCGGCAGGCGGCGTGGAGCCAGATGGCGCGCAAGGTGGCGCACGAAGTGAAGAATCCGCTCACGCCGATCGCGATCTCGATCGCCGATCTCCGGCGAAGCTACGAGTCCAAGCGCCCCGATTTCCCCGCGATCCTGGATCAAGCCGTGCGCACCATCGGCGAAGAGGTCGAGACCCTGAAGCGGCTCCTCCAGGAGTTCTCCGACTTCGGCCGCTTCCCGCCGCCGCGCATCGAGCCCTGCCGCTGGTCGGGCCTGGCGGCCGACCTCGAGACGCTCTACGGCGAGGAGATCCGATCCGGAAGACTGGCGGTGTCCCCCGAAGGCCGCGCACTCGTCTTCCCCGCCGACGCGGGACAGATCCGCCAGGCCCTCGTGAACCTGGTCCGGAACGGTCTCGACGCCACGGCCGCCGGCGGCGGGCGCGTCGCCGTCGGCGCGTGCGCGGAGCATTCCACCGCCGTGATCACCGTCGCCGACGGCGGTCCCGGCCTGACCGCCGAGCAGCGCGCGCGCCTCTTCACGCCGGGCTTCACGACCAAGCCGGAGGGAAGCGGCCTGGGACTCACGATTGTGGAGCGGATCGTGAACGACCACGGCGGGACGATCGACGTGCGCTCCGGGCCGGGCCAGGGCACCACCTTCACCCTCCGGCTCCCCCTGCGGCGCGAGGCCTGA
- a CDS encoding sigma-54 dependent transcriptional regulator, translated as MPGILIVDDEANIRSSLEGALGREGYQVEGAATVAEARAKLRDSFDFILLDVWLPDGNGLDLLRESLAADPDAVVIMMSGHATIDAAVQATRLGAFDFLEKPLSLERLLVLLRNAGAAAALKSENRRLTRGWATPITGRSPAIRRLLGEIERAGAGAARVLIQGENGTGKELVARALHAAGPREGRPFVAVNCAAIPEELIESELFGHERGAFTGATQARKGRFEEAHGGALFLDEVGDLSARAQTKLLRVLQEGELTRVGGNRAIRVDVRVIAATNQDLAALVRAGRFREDLYFRLAVIPITVPPLRERAEDIPLLVERFVVETAAEAGVRPRAFAPAALETLARYRFPGNVRELRNIVERLLIMAPGERVGVEAVRSILPPEPAEHGASDSPGVGRLADRVRDFERSAIEAALAAEGGSMTRAAARLGLERSHLYKKMKKLGWTPDEDAR; from the coding sequence ATGCCCGGCATCCTGATCGTCGACGACGAAGCGAACATCCGTTCCAGCCTCGAGGGAGCGCTCGGCCGCGAGGGCTATCAGGTGGAGGGCGCCGCGACCGTGGCGGAGGCGCGGGCGAAGCTCCGCGATTCCTTCGACTTCATCCTCCTGGATGTCTGGCTTCCCGACGGGAACGGCCTCGATTTGCTCCGCGAGTCGCTCGCCGCCGATCCCGACGCGGTCGTGATCATGATGTCGGGGCACGCGACGATCGACGCCGCGGTCCAGGCGACGCGGCTTGGCGCTTTCGATTTCCTCGAGAAGCCGCTCTCCCTGGAGCGCCTCCTCGTGCTGCTTCGAAACGCCGGCGCCGCGGCCGCGCTCAAGTCGGAGAACCGCCGGCTCACGCGGGGATGGGCCACGCCGATCACGGGGCGATCCCCCGCGATCCGCCGACTCCTCGGCGAAATCGAGCGCGCGGGCGCGGGCGCGGCGCGCGTGCTGATCCAGGGGGAGAACGGCACCGGCAAGGAGCTGGTCGCGCGCGCGCTCCACGCCGCGGGGCCGCGGGAGGGCCGCCCGTTCGTCGCCGTGAACTGCGCCGCGATCCCCGAGGAGCTGATCGAGTCGGAGCTGTTCGGGCACGAGCGCGGCGCCTTCACCGGCGCGACGCAGGCGCGCAAGGGCCGCTTCGAGGAGGCGCACGGCGGAGCGCTCTTCCTCGACGAGGTCGGAGACCTGAGCGCGCGCGCCCAGACCAAGCTGCTCCGCGTGCTCCAGGAGGGGGAGCTGACGCGGGTCGGAGGCAATCGCGCCATCCGCGTGGACGTGCGGGTGATCGCCGCCACGAACCAGGATCTCGCTGCGCTGGTCCGCGCCGGCCGCTTCCGCGAAGACCTCTATTTCCGCCTCGCCGTGATCCCGATCACGGTGCCTCCGCTGCGCGAGCGCGCCGAGGACATTCCCCTCCTCGTGGAGCGCTTCGTCGTCGAGACCGCGGCGGAGGCGGGCGTGCGGCCGCGCGCGTTCGCCCCCGCCGCGCTCGAGACGCTGGCGCGTTATCGTTTCCCCGGGAACGTGCGCGAATTGCGGAACATCGTGGAGCGCCTCCTGATCATGGCCCCGGGCGAGCGCGTCGGGGTCGAGGCGGTGCGCTCGATCCTGCCGCCCGAGCCGGCGGAGCACGGCGCGTCCGACAGCCCGGGCGTGGGGAGGCTGGCGGACCGCGTGCGCGACTTCGAGCGGAGCGCGATCGAGGCGGCCCTCGCGGCCGAAGGCGGCAGCATGACGCGCGCCGCGGCGCGGCTGGGGCTGGAGCGCAGCCATCTCTACAAGAAAATGAAGAAGCTGGGATGGACCCCGGACGAAGACGCGCGCTGA
- a CDS encoding TlpA disulfide reductase family protein: protein MKRGSPVPAAAFLAAALLFMLAPGAHAAAPPRGAVAPSFNLPTATGSVSLDSLRGKVVLVDFWASWCVPCKSSFPWMTAMHQRYAPKGLAIVAINVDKSRKSAQEFLEKHPAPFIVAYDPDGKTAKAFHVWGMPTSYLIAPDRSILFARSGFDPKHAKDVEAMIAQACAR, encoded by the coding sequence TTGAAACGTGGCTCACCCGTTCCGGCGGCCGCGTTCCTGGCCGCGGCCCTGCTGTTCATGCTCGCACCCGGCGCCCACGCAGCGGCGCCGCCGCGCGGTGCCGTCGCGCCGTCGTTCAACCTCCCGACCGCCACCGGTTCGGTCTCGCTCGACTCGCTCCGGGGGAAAGTCGTGCTGGTCGATTTCTGGGCATCCTGGTGCGTTCCCTGCAAAAGCTCCTTTCCCTGGATGACCGCCATGCACCAGCGCTACGCCCCGAAGGGCCTCGCCATCGTCGCGATCAACGTGGACAAATCGCGGAAGTCGGCGCAGGAGTTCCTCGAGAAGCATCCCGCTCCGTTCATCGTCGCCTATGACCCCGACGGCAAGACCGCGAAGGCGTTCCACGTCTGGGGCATGCCCACGAGCTACCTCATCGCGCCGGACCGGTCGATCCTCTTCGCGCGATCGGGCTTCGATCCCAAGCACGCCAAGGACGTCGAGGCGATGATCGCCCAGGCGTGCGCGCGATGA
- a CDS encoding DUF4266 domain-containing protein, which yields MSARVRLLIARTLLATAAAASAGCAAMKVEPWDRDLLAEKKMSFTPAPLESAIDDHVYFSKEGSTGGQGVGGGGCGCN from the coding sequence ATGAGCGCGCGCGTTCGGCTCCTCATCGCGCGGACGCTCCTGGCCACCGCCGCCGCGGCGTCCGCCGGCTGCGCGGCGATGAAGGTGGAGCCCTGGGACCGCGATCTCCTCGCCGAGAAGAAGATGAGCTTCACCCCCGCACCCCTCGAGTCCGCCATCGACGACCATGTCTACTTCAGCAAGGAGGGCTCGACCGGCGGCCAGGGCGTCGGCGGGGGCGGATGCGGATGCAACTGA
- a CDS encoding DUF3570 domain-containing protein, whose protein sequence is MTPPPGATPRRVSPLRARLGAAACLLVAAGARSAAAQLPDSTVAPDTSWNPDSTRAPLAAPAAAYRWQFDGAGLLYSEKGRAKVIEPQARITRLFPDGQTLSATLGLDVITGASPTGAIPTTTVQTTTTPSGNVQTQTANEVPTHPFNDLRTGLDLEWTKPVGGWLTPSLGTHVSMEKDYRSLGGTAKLSVAMMRRLTTLTVGAGYNEDRVDPRGGTRAPLTDGTVLLGTGANPKRVRSALAGVSRVLTRRWLFGVTGSRTTEHGYLTDPYKVISVLDATGAPTSDVVTESRPSSRTRDDVLASSVYHLAQNILYASYRYYWDDWGVRSHTADARYRVELPNQSYLQPHIRYYFQTRANFFQFGLPQGAPLPEFATSDARLGDLRTITLGATYGFHPHAGPGEVTLRAEYLRQWGKGSGGQDGGELEGEAAPAASSGPIDFIPPESIGSIVVGYSVPF, encoded by the coding sequence ATGACGCCTCCTCCGGGAGCGACGCCCCGGCGCGTCTCTCCGCTCCGCGCCCGCCTCGGCGCCGCGGCCTGTCTTCTCGTGGCCGCGGGCGCGCGGAGCGCGGCGGCGCAGCTTCCCGATTCGACCGTCGCGCCCGACACCAGCTGGAATCCCGATTCGACGCGGGCCCCGCTGGCGGCGCCCGCCGCCGCCTACCGGTGGCAATTCGACGGCGCGGGCCTTCTCTACAGCGAGAAGGGGCGCGCCAAGGTGATCGAGCCGCAGGCCCGCATCACGCGGCTCTTCCCCGACGGGCAGACCCTTTCCGCCACCCTCGGCCTCGACGTCATCACCGGCGCCTCGCCCACGGGCGCGATCCCCACGACCACCGTCCAGACGACGACCACCCCCTCCGGCAACGTCCAGACGCAGACCGCGAACGAGGTGCCGACGCACCCCTTCAACGACCTCCGCACGGGGCTGGACCTCGAGTGGACGAAGCCGGTCGGCGGCTGGCTCACCCCGTCCTTGGGAACGCATGTCTCGATGGAGAAGGACTACCGCTCGCTGGGGGGCACGGCCAAGCTGTCGGTGGCGATGATGCGGCGGCTCACGACCCTCACGGTGGGAGCCGGCTACAACGAAGACCGCGTGGACCCGCGCGGCGGAACGCGCGCGCCCCTCACCGACGGCACCGTCCTCCTCGGCACGGGAGCGAACCCGAAGCGGGTCCGGAGCGCGCTCGCGGGGGTCTCGCGGGTGCTCACGCGCCGCTGGCTGTTCGGGGTGACCGGCTCGCGCACGACCGAGCACGGCTATCTCACCGATCCCTATAAGGTGATCAGCGTGCTCGACGCGACGGGCGCGCCCACGAGCGACGTGGTGACGGAATCGCGCCCCTCCTCGCGGACGCGCGACGACGTGCTCGCGAGCTCGGTCTACCACCTGGCGCAGAACATCCTGTACGCCTCCTATCGCTACTACTGGGACGATTGGGGCGTCCGGTCGCACACGGCCGACGCGCGCTATCGCGTGGAGCTGCCGAACCAGAGCTATCTCCAGCCGCACATCCGCTACTACTTCCAGACGCGCGCGAATTTCTTCCAATTCGGGCTGCCCCAGGGCGCTCCGCTCCCCGAATTCGCGACGAGCGACGCGCGCCTGGGAGACCTCCGGACCATCACGCTCGGCGCCACGTATGGATTCCATCCGCACGCCGGTCCGGGCGAGGTGACCCTGCGGGCCGAGTATCTCCGGCAGTGGGGCAAGGGATCGGGAGGTCAGGACGGCGGCGAGCTCGAGGGCGAAGCGGCCCCGGCCGCTTCGTCCGGGCCGATCGACTTCATCCCGCCGGAGAGCATCGGATCGATCGTGGTCGGGTACTCGGTTCCCTTCTAG